The Williamwhitmania taraxaci genome includes a window with the following:
- a CDS encoding M16 family metallopeptidase, producing MKFLSRIMVLSLLIAGQQTAMAQSPLKVTTHKLSNGLTVFLNEDHTSSKVFGAVVVKAGGVNDPKDATGIAHYFEHMMFKGTDKIGTTNWEKEKVYLDSISSCYDQLGATTDEAKRYEIQRHINKLSLAASDYAIPNEVDKLLKKIGGKGINAYTSFEQTVYHNSFPANQLDKWLDIYAERFRNPVFRLFQSELETVYEEKNMSMDNPLGKFMETLMQKSFPGHPMGEQTILGKIEHLKNPSLNKMRKFYETYYVANNMALVLSGDFDTKEALAFIEQKFSGWPNRELPAKPTYAIAPFVGRELVSVKETPVKVGLLGFRTVSQNNPDQLALELCNDLLSNRASTGLLDKLRMDNKVMMAMAQNMSVSDVGIQQFIIVPKLVGQSLETAEGLVLAEVNKLKSGDFDEALIESAKTNHVKNFDQSLEEVDSRGNYIVNAFVTGKTWEEYLQENEDFGKLTKEDVMRVANKYFGDNYLALFSKMGFPKKEKLAKPPYDAVVPKNTEAKSDFAQMLDSKPETIATPRFIEFGKDVQLADLSSNNHFYYTENPINKVFNLTLKYGVGSYKYPVLNQAAQYMDLIGTETKDFQTYKNELQKLGASVSFSTTNGYLSVDIDGFDDKLPQTLALVNELLTKPKADPKQMEKFIEEAKMNFKMESKDPSTLAEALREYGMYGDNSSYLKRLSLKEIKKLTGDSLISAFKVAQRYEAEIHYSGTVPFEQIQETIKKNIALAVNPIKSESPVSLVLKPYAENTILLLNDKKAIQSKVYIIRDGKVNNDQERIMAAAFNNYFGGDMSSLVFQEIREFRSLAYTAYANYRNPFYKGEKSYLTGFVSTQSDKTIDAMNAMFTLLDTMPSRVERLPEIKASLVQSINTGNPSFRDKSTNVENWRKQGYSDDPRKVSLEVFKNLQFSDIENFYINNVKGRPSLITINGDGKRIDMKKLQRFGKIVEVKKNQIIRE from the coding sequence ATGAAATTTTTATCTCGAATAATGGTGCTTTCGCTTCTAATAGCAGGTCAGCAAACTGCTATGGCCCAAAGCCCGCTTAAAGTTACCACACACAAGCTCAGCAACGGGCTTACTGTTTTCCTCAACGAAGACCACACCAGCTCCAAAGTATTTGGTGCAGTGGTTGTAAAAGCCGGCGGCGTTAACGATCCCAAGGATGCCACCGGAATTGCGCACTACTTTGAGCATATGATGTTTAAGGGAACCGATAAGATTGGTACCACCAACTGGGAAAAGGAGAAGGTTTATCTCGATAGCATTAGCAGCTGCTACGACCAGCTTGGTGCTACAACCGATGAGGCTAAGCGTTATGAGATCCAACGGCATATTAACAAGCTATCGCTTGCTGCTTCGGATTACGCTATTCCGAACGAGGTGGATAAGCTGCTCAAGAAGATTGGCGGTAAAGGTATAAACGCCTACACCTCCTTTGAGCAGACGGTTTACCACAACTCCTTCCCCGCTAACCAGCTGGACAAGTGGCTCGACATCTACGCCGAGCGTTTCCGCAATCCAGTTTTCCGTCTATTCCAATCGGAGCTAGAAACGGTTTATGAGGAGAAGAACATGTCCATGGATAATCCGCTGGGCAAGTTTATGGAAACCTTGATGCAGAAATCTTTCCCCGGACATCCAATGGGAGAGCAAACCATCCTTGGAAAAATTGAGCACCTGAAGAACCCTTCGCTAAATAAGATGCGGAAGTTTTACGAAACCTACTACGTGGCAAACAATATGGCGCTTGTTCTCAGCGGCGATTTCGACACTAAAGAAGCCCTTGCTTTTATTGAGCAGAAATTTAGCGGATGGCCAAACCGTGAGCTTCCTGCAAAGCCTACCTATGCCATTGCACCATTTGTGGGTCGTGAGCTGGTAAGCGTTAAGGAAACCCCCGTTAAGGTGGGGTTATTAGGCTTTCGAACCGTTTCTCAAAACAATCCCGATCAGCTTGCTCTGGAGCTCTGCAACGACCTGCTCTCCAACCGTGCCTCCACTGGTCTGCTCGATAAGCTGCGCATGGATAACAAGGTGATGATGGCAATGGCCCAAAACATGTCCGTTAGTGATGTGGGTATTCAGCAATTCATTATTGTTCCAAAGTTGGTGGGACAATCGCTCGAAACAGCCGAAGGATTGGTATTGGCTGAGGTAAACAAGCTAAAGAGTGGCGACTTTGATGAGGCCTTGATTGAATCGGCAAAGACTAATCATGTAAAGAACTTCGACCAAAGCCTGGAGGAGGTTGATAGTCGTGGAAACTACATTGTGAATGCCTTTGTTACCGGAAAAACTTGGGAGGAATACCTTCAAGAAAATGAAGACTTTGGCAAGCTAACCAAGGAGGATGTGATGCGCGTGGCCAACAAATACTTTGGCGATAACTACCTTGCGCTATTCTCCAAGATGGGCTTCCCCAAAAAAGAGAAATTGGCTAAGCCTCCCTACGACGCAGTTGTTCCAAAGAATACGGAAGCAAAATCGGATTTTGCCCAGATGCTCGATAGCAAGCCAGAAACCATTGCCACCCCCAGATTTATTGAGTTTGGAAAGGATGTGCAACTTGCGGACTTAAGCAGCAACAATCATTTCTACTATACCGAAAACCCTATTAATAAGGTGTTCAACCTAACGCTTAAGTATGGCGTGGGTTCCTATAAATACCCTGTATTGAACCAAGCGGCTCAGTATATGGACTTGATTGGGACCGAAACCAAGGATTTTCAGACCTATAAGAATGAGCTTCAGAAGCTGGGTGCATCGGTTAGCTTTAGCACAACTAACGGATACCTTTCGGTAGACATCGACGGCTTTGATGATAAGCTGCCTCAAACACTGGCATTGGTAAACGAGCTGCTTACTAAGCCTAAGGCCGATCCTAAGCAGATGGAAAAGTTTATTGAGGAAGCAAAAATGAACTTTAAGATGGAGTCGAAGGACCCATCGACACTGGCCGAAGCACTTCGCGAGTATGGTATGTATGGCGATAACAGTTCCTACCTTAAACGCCTTAGTTTAAAGGAGATTAAAAAACTGACTGGCGACTCGCTTATCAGCGCATTTAAGGTTGCGCAACGCTACGAAGCCGAGATACACTACTCGGGAACCGTGCCTTTTGAGCAAATCCAAGAGACCATTAAGAAGAATATCGCCCTTGCGGTGAATCCTATTAAATCGGAATCGCCCGTTTCGTTGGTGCTTAAGCCCTATGCCGAGAATACCATCCTCCTGCTGAACGATAAGAAGGCTATTCAGAGCAAGGTTTACATTATTCGCGACGGCAAGGTAAACAATGACCAGGAGCGCATAATGGCTGCGGCATTCAACAACTATTTTGGTGGTGATATGAGCTCGTTGGTGTTTCAGGAAATCAGGGAATTCCGTTCATTGGCATACACTGCTTACGCAAACTATCGCAACCCATTTTACAAGGGAGAAAAGAGCTACCTAACCGGATTTGTTTCCACCCAGTCGGACAAAACGATTGATGCCATGAACGCGATGTTTACGCTGCTGGACACTATGCCGAGCCGCGTGGAGCGTCTTCCCGAGATTAAGGCATCGCTAGTGCAATCCATCAACACTGGTAATCCATCGTTCCGCGATAAATCGACGAACGTGGAGAACTGGCGCAAGCAGGGCTACTCGGACGACCCACGTAAGGTTTCGCTGGAAGTATTCAAGAACCTTCAGTTCTCCGACATCGAGAACTTCTACATTAATAACGTAAAGGGTAGGCCATCGCTGATCACCATTAACGGCGACGGCAAGCGTATTGACATGAAGAAGCTGCAACGCTTTGGCAAAATCGTTGAGGTTAAGAAGAACCAAATTATTAGGGAGTAA
- a CDS encoding MFS transporter, translated as MEKHFPMRYLTRTIVAVSAISLFTDVASEMLYPIMPIYLKSIGFSVLLIGILEGIAEATAGLSKGYFGQLSDRIGKRVPFVKWGYAMSAISKPMMAVLTAPLWIFGARFMDRLGKGVRTASRDALLSDESSPENKGKVFGFHRAMDTLGAAIGPFMALIFLALYPGNYRMLFIIAFIPGAIAVALTFLVKESKHTEKAKKEQAQKRPNFFSFLSYWKVAPKSFKTLVPILLLFTLFNSSDVFLLLKIKEAGLSDLYMVGIYIFYNLIYALAAWPMGMLADKLGMKRVLAFGLLLFGGAYLAMPAASTLLHFGLIFTIYALYAASTEGISKAWITNISDRKDSATAIGFFTAFSSIATLFASIIAGVIWETVSPAAVFMLSGSVALVCVGMIVLLKKRL; from the coding sequence TTGGAAAAACATTTTCCCATGCGCTACCTCACCAGAACCATTGTTGCCGTGTCGGCCATCAGCCTATTTACCGATGTTGCCAGCGAAATGCTCTACCCTATCATGCCCATCTACCTCAAGTCGATTGGGTTCTCGGTGTTGCTGATTGGAATACTCGAAGGAATTGCGGAAGCCACGGCCGGCCTAAGCAAGGGCTACTTTGGGCAGCTCTCGGACAGGATTGGAAAGCGCGTTCCCTTTGTAAAATGGGGTTACGCCATGAGCGCAATATCTAAGCCTATGATGGCAGTCCTTACTGCTCCACTCTGGATATTTGGTGCACGGTTTATGGATAGGCTGGGGAAAGGAGTCCGAACCGCCTCGCGCGATGCCCTGCTGAGCGACGAATCGTCGCCCGAAAACAAGGGGAAAGTGTTTGGGTTTCACCGCGCCATGGACACGCTGGGTGCCGCCATTGGCCCCTTTATGGCGCTCATATTCCTGGCCCTTTACCCCGGCAACTACCGGATGCTATTTATTATTGCATTTATTCCCGGGGCAATTGCAGTAGCCCTTACATTTCTGGTGAAGGAATCGAAGCACACCGAAAAGGCAAAAAAGGAGCAAGCACAAAAGCGACCCAACTTCTTCTCGTTTTTAAGCTACTGGAAGGTTGCACCAAAGAGTTTCAAAACTCTTGTGCCCATACTGCTGCTCTTCACACTTTTCAACAGCAGCGATGTGTTCCTCTTGCTCAAAATTAAGGAGGCAGGACTAAGCGATCTTTATATGGTGGGGATATACATTTTCTACAACCTAATTTATGCACTGGCTGCCTGGCCCATGGGTATGCTTGCCGATAAACTTGGCATGAAGCGCGTACTCGCCTTTGGCCTGCTCCTCTTTGGCGGAGCCTATCTGGCAATGCCCGCCGCGTCCACCCTACTTCACTTTGGGTTAATATTCACCATCTACGCCCTATACGCCGCTTCAACAGAGGGAATTTCGAAGGCATGGATTACCAACATCAGCGACAGAAAGGATTCCGCTACCGCGATTGGATTCTTCACCGCCTTCTCGAGCATTGCCACCCTTTTTGCAAGCATTATTGCAGGTGTAATATGGGAAACGGTTTCACCGGCAGCTGTATTTATGCTTTCGGGAAGCGTGGCATTGGTATGCGTAGGAATGATTGTGCTTCTAAAAAAAAGGCTTTAG
- the ppdK gene encoding pyruvate, phosphate dikinase encodes MTQVKRVYSFGGKTAEGKADMKNLLGGKGANLAEMCLLGLPVPAGFTITTETCNDYYADGCKLPADLLTQVWDAMKKVESDMGMKYDDTENPLLLSCRSGARSSMPGMMDTVLNIGLSSKTIPGLLKKTNNPRFVYDSYRRLIMMYADVVMEKAEGVELPGDGIRKQLDNMLDLFKKSKGYQTDTDMTADDLKQLSENFKKKVQEVLGKAFPDDAKEQLIGGIMAVFKSWNGKKAVSYRRIEGIPDAWGTAVNVQSMVFGNMGDSSATGVAFTRNPATGDNIFYGEWLVNAQGEDVVAGIRTPNPLNDDTKNEQNKHLHSMQEAIPTTYKELDAIRATLEKNYKDMLDIEFTIQDNKLYMLQCRVGKRTGTAALNMAMDMLKEGIINEETVVMRVDPAQLDELLHPIIDPASEAKVEPIVKGLPAGPGASVGRVVFTSEDAVAWERKGEKVILVREETNPEDVEGMRAAQGILTARGGMTSHAALVARGWGKSCIVGAGALHVDVVGKIAKVTGTNIVIKEGDILTLNGTKGHAYNVALELMDATENPRFQAFMTIVDKHRKMGVRTNADTPADAKIARDFGAEGIGLFRTEHMFYGEGSEQALFLLRKMILSNTLEERVAALNDLSVFVKKDMKATMLAMDTCPVTFRLLDPPLHEFVPQSAEKQAELAKALGISAEAIAKRGEALHESNPMMGHRGVRLGVTYPEVSEMQVRAIFESAAELLKEGHHPKPEIMVPVTCDVSELEFTKKIVDRVYTEVLAKFGIKEIHYLYGTMIEIPRACLLADRMAKTAQFFSFGTNDLTQMTFGFSRDDIGGFMNHYLDNRLLAADPFQTIDQDGVGQLIQFGVERGRATRSDLKVGICGEQGGDPASVDFCYRSGLNYVSCSPFRVPIARLSAAQSTIRHSKKK; translated from the coding sequence ATGACGCAAGTAAAACGCGTTTACTCCTTTGGCGGCAAGACTGCTGAAGGAAAAGCAGACATGAAGAATCTGCTTGGCGGTAAAGGAGCCAACTTGGCTGAAATGTGCCTATTAGGACTTCCAGTTCCTGCAGGCTTTACCATTACCACCGAAACCTGCAACGACTACTACGCTGACGGTTGCAAACTTCCCGCCGATCTTCTTACCCAAGTATGGGACGCTATGAAGAAGGTAGAAAGCGACATGGGAATGAAGTATGATGATACCGAAAACCCACTGCTCCTCTCCTGCCGCTCTGGTGCTCGTAGCTCTATGCCAGGTATGATGGATACCGTTCTTAACATCGGTCTATCCTCCAAAACCATTCCAGGCCTTCTGAAAAAGACCAACAACCCTCGCTTTGTATACGATTCCTACCGTCGTCTTATTATGATGTACGCCGACGTAGTTATGGAGAAAGCTGAAGGCGTTGAACTTCCTGGCGACGGCATCCGCAAGCAGCTCGACAACATGCTCGATTTATTCAAAAAGAGCAAGGGCTACCAAACCGATACCGACATGACTGCTGACGATCTTAAGCAGCTATCGGAAAACTTCAAGAAGAAGGTTCAAGAAGTTCTTGGCAAGGCTTTCCCTGATGATGCAAAGGAGCAACTCATTGGTGGAATCATGGCCGTATTCAAGAGTTGGAATGGCAAGAAGGCAGTTTCCTACCGCCGTATCGAAGGTATTCCAGACGCTTGGGGTACTGCCGTAAACGTTCAATCGATGGTATTTGGTAACATGGGCGATAGCTCTGCTACCGGTGTTGCCTTTACCCGCAACCCTGCTACTGGCGACAACATTTTCTACGGGGAGTGGTTGGTAAACGCACAGGGCGAAGACGTGGTTGCCGGTATCCGTACCCCAAATCCACTCAACGACGACACCAAAAACGAGCAAAATAAGCACTTGCACTCTATGCAAGAGGCTATTCCTACTACCTACAAGGAGCTGGATGCTATCCGTGCCACCTTGGAGAAGAACTACAAGGATATGCTCGACATCGAGTTTACTATTCAAGATAACAAGCTTTACATGCTTCAATGCCGCGTAGGAAAGCGTACCGGTACCGCTGCGCTCAACATGGCAATGGACATGCTAAAGGAAGGAATCATCAATGAGGAAACCGTAGTAATGCGCGTTGACCCAGCACAACTTGATGAACTTCTTCACCCAATTATTGACCCAGCTTCCGAAGCTAAGGTTGAGCCTATTGTTAAGGGTCTTCCTGCTGGTCCTGGTGCTTCTGTAGGTCGCGTGGTATTTACCTCCGAAGATGCAGTTGCATGGGAACGTAAGGGCGAAAAGGTTATCCTCGTTCGCGAAGAAACCAACCCTGAAGACGTTGAAGGTATGCGTGCCGCTCAAGGTATTCTTACCGCTCGTGGTGGTATGACCTCTCACGCTGCTCTCGTTGCCCGTGGATGGGGTAAGAGCTGTATCGTAGGTGCAGGTGCTCTCCACGTTGACGTTGTTGGAAAGATTGCCAAGGTAACCGGAACCAACATCGTTATAAAGGAAGGTGATATTCTCACACTTAACGGAACTAAGGGTCACGCCTACAATGTAGCGCTTGAACTTATGGACGCTACCGAGAACCCACGTTTCCAAGCGTTCATGACCATTGTTGACAAGCACCGCAAGATGGGTGTTCGCACCAACGCCGATACCCCTGCCGATGCTAAGATCGCTCGCGACTTTGGTGCCGAAGGTATTGGTCTGTTCCGTACCGAGCACATGTTCTACGGTGAAGGTTCTGAGCAAGCACTATTCTTGCTTCGCAAGATGATCCTCAGCAACACACTAGAGGAGCGCGTTGCGGCCCTTAACGACCTATCGGTGTTCGTAAAGAAGGATATGAAGGCTACCATGCTTGCCATGGATACTTGCCCAGTAACCTTCCGTTTGCTCGATCCACCACTTCACGAGTTTGTGCCACAAAGCGCTGAAAAGCAAGCTGAATTGGCGAAGGCTCTCGGTATTTCTGCTGAGGCTATTGCAAAGCGTGGTGAAGCCCTTCACGAGAGCAACCCAATGATGGGACACCGTGGTGTTCGTCTTGGCGTTACCTATCCTGAGGTTTCCGAGATGCAGGTTCGCGCTATTTTCGAATCGGCTGCTGAACTGCTCAAAGAAGGTCACCATCCTAAGCCCGAAATCATGGTTCCTGTAACCTGCGATGTTTCGGAACTTGAGTTCACCAAAAAGATCGTTGACCGCGTTTACACAGAGGTTCTCGCTAAGTTTGGCATCAAGGAGATTCACTACCTCTACGGAACCATGATCGAGATCCCACGCGCTTGTCTTCTTGCTGACCGCATGGCTAAAACCGCTCAATTCTTCTCCTTTGGAACCAACGACCTTACTCAGATGACTTTTGGGTTTAGCCGTGACGACATTGGAGGATTTATGAACCACTACCTCGACAATAGATTGCTTGCTGCTGACCCATTCCAAACCATCGATCAAGATGGCGTTGGACAGCTCATCCAATTTGGTGTTGAGCGTGGCCGTGCAACCCGTTCCGACCTTAAGGTTGGTATTTGCGGTGAGCAAGGTGGCGATCCAGCTTCTGTTGACTTCTGCTACCGCAGTGGCCTCAACTACGTAAGCTGCTCTCCATTCCGCGTGCCAATTGCACGTTTATCGGCAGCACAATCCACCATCAGACACTCCAAAAAGAAGTAA